In the Salinirubrum litoreum genome, one interval contains:
- the secF gene encoding protein translocase subunit SecF: protein MVAFEVPEVDYTRYTNRQLAAVPLAILALALLVIVGWTVVTGAPVNLGIEFTGGTELRIDAQGVSEAEIANSFSQSPESIRLVPEDGTYIVTFQTAEGAAGDGTDFAEEARDAGFSVRSSSTVSPTFGGDLQQEALIGLVVAFTGMAVLVFAMFRVFVPSVAVVVSAFSDIVIPLALMNLFGIKLSLGTIAALLMIIGYSVDSDILLNNHILRRSGDFYESTYRAMRTGVTMTLTSLSAMIVMTVTATLFGIQLLAAIGTVLAFGLAVDLMNTYMLNLSLLRWYKFEGIAR, encoded by the coding sequence ATGGTAGCGTTCGAAGTACCGGAGGTAGACTACACCCGGTACACGAATCGTCAACTCGCGGCCGTCCCGCTCGCGATCCTCGCACTCGCCCTCCTCGTGATCGTCGGCTGGACCGTCGTGACTGGCGCGCCGGTGAACCTCGGCATCGAGTTCACCGGTGGAACAGAACTGCGAATCGACGCGCAGGGCGTCTCGGAGGCAGAGATCGCAAACAGCTTCTCACAGTCGCCGGAGTCGATCCGACTCGTCCCGGAGGACGGCACCTACATCGTGACGTTCCAGACCGCCGAGGGCGCGGCCGGTGACGGCACCGACTTCGCAGAGGAGGCCAGAGACGCCGGCTTCTCGGTCAGATCGAGCAGTACCGTCTCTCCGACGTTCGGCGGTGACCTCCAGCAGGAGGCGCTGATCGGCCTCGTGGTCGCGTTCACCGGGATGGCGGTGCTCGTCTTCGCGATGTTCCGCGTGTTCGTGCCGAGTGTCGCGGTCGTCGTCTCCGCGTTCTCGGACATCGTGATCCCGCTCGCGCTGATGAACCTGTTCGGGATCAAACTCTCACTGGGGACCATCGCGGCGCTCCTGATGATCATCGGGTACAGCGTCGACTCCGACATCCTGCTGAACAACCACATCCTCCGGCGGTCGGGTGACTTCTACGAGTCCACCTACCGGGCGATGCGGACAGGCGTGACGATGACGCTCACGTCGCTGTCGGCGATGATCGTCATGACCGTCACCGCGACGCTGTTCGGCATCCAACTGCTCGCGGCCATCGGGACCGTGCTCGCGTTCGGTCTCGCGGTCGACCTGATGAACACCTACATGCTCAATCTCAGTCTCCTGCGCTGGTACAAGTTCGAGGGGATCGCACGATGA
- a CDS encoding preprotein translocase subunit SecD, translating into MSVAGIYTTARENWRVTFLVFVLILSSVALFAPTGGGTGADAAPNSTVTNGTTPAPTVNDTGDSGMTNLQYGIQLSGGTRIRAPLQGYVANDVDIGGRDSTAVEQAVAAELPNTDAGDVTVRGPSSEFNRNTPAIELTSNATQSEFTAALDAAGVEYGAVSSGVTGETREETVRVLRSKINQAGLSGGSVTTITDESGQRFVVVTVPNENPESVVDLVQSRGEVEVLAYYPTEENNETVYRNRTVLTQDDFANIGVAEQQQSGGGAFVPVQVREEAAPRFQADMVETGIARPGGSGCGWPSESGTCLLVTVDDRVVASYGMRASLAESMVDGSWVQDSGFQLLAANISEAQSVAISLRAGALPAALSVAEGDVLYVAPSLGAEFRTNSLITALIAVFAVSGVVFVRYGEAKVAAPMVVTALSEVLILLGFAAAIGYPLDLSVIAGFIAVIGTGVDDLIIIADEVMSEGEVNSRRVFQSRFRKAFWVIGAAAATTIVAMSPLAVLSLGDLQGFAIFTILGVLVGVLLTRPAYGDILRALLTER; encoded by the coding sequence ATGAGCGTGGCCGGTATCTACACCACGGCCCGCGAGAACTGGCGGGTGACGTTCCTCGTCTTCGTGCTGATCCTCTCCAGTGTCGCGCTGTTCGCGCCGACCGGCGGCGGCACCGGCGCGGACGCCGCGCCGAACAGCACCGTGACGAACGGCACGACCCCGGCTCCGACGGTGAACGACACCGGTGACTCCGGGATGACCAACCTCCAGTACGGGATTCAACTCTCCGGCGGGACCCGTATCCGGGCACCGTTGCAGGGCTACGTCGCGAACGACGTAGACATCGGCGGACGGGACTCGACCGCCGTCGAGCAGGCGGTCGCCGCCGAACTGCCGAACACCGACGCGGGCGACGTGACCGTCCGCGGCCCGAGTTCGGAGTTCAACCGCAACACGCCCGCCATCGAACTGACCTCGAACGCCACGCAGTCGGAGTTCACCGCCGCACTCGACGCGGCCGGTGTCGAGTACGGCGCGGTCTCGTCGGGCGTGACCGGCGAGACGCGCGAGGAGACGGTCCGCGTCCTCCGAAGCAAGATCAACCAGGCCGGACTCTCCGGCGGGTCGGTGACGACGATCACCGACGAGTCCGGACAGCGTTTCGTGGTCGTCACGGTGCCGAACGAGAACCCGGAGTCGGTGGTCGACCTCGTCCAGAGCCGCGGTGAAGTCGAAGTCCTCGCGTACTACCCGACCGAGGAGAACAACGAGACGGTCTACCGCAACCGGACCGTGCTGACGCAGGACGACTTCGCCAACATCGGCGTCGCCGAACAACAACAGAGCGGCGGCGGTGCGTTCGTTCCGGTGCAGGTCCGCGAGGAGGCCGCGCCGCGCTTCCAAGCGGACATGGTCGAGACCGGCATCGCCCGCCCCGGCGGGAGTGGCTGTGGCTGGCCGAGCGAGAGCGGGACCTGTCTGCTCGTGACGGTCGACGACCGTGTGGTCGCCTCCTACGGGATGCGCGCGAGTCTCGCCGAGTCGATGGTCGACGGCTCGTGGGTGCAAGACTCCGGCTTCCAACTGCTTGCAGCCAACATCAGCGAGGCGCAGTCGGTCGCCATCTCCCTGCGCGCCGGTGCGCTCCCGGCAGCACTCTCGGTCGCGGAGGGTGACGTCCTCTACGTCGCGCCCAGCCTCGGTGCCGAGTTCCGGACGAACTCGCTGATCACCGCGCTGATCGCCGTCTTCGCGGTCAGTGGTGTCGTCTTCGTCAGATACGGCGAGGCGAAGGTCGCGGCACCGATGGTCGTCACCGCACTCTCGGAGGTGCTCATCCTCCTCGGGTTCGCGGCGGCGATCGGCTATCCCCTCGATCTGTCGGTCATCGCCGGCTTCATCGCCGTCATCGGGACGGGGGTGGACGACCTCATCATCATCGCCGACGAGGTGATGTCCGAAGGCGAGGTGAACTCCCGGCGGGTGTTCCAGAGTCGCTTCCGGAAGGCGTTCTGGGTCATCGGCGCGGCCGCCGCGACGACGATCGTCGCCATGTCGCCGCTCGCCGTGCTGTCGCTGGGCGACCTGCAGGGCTTCGCCATCTTCACCATCCTCGGTGTGCTGGTCGGCGTCCTGCTGACCCGACCCGCCTACGGTGACATCCTGCGTGCGCTGCTGACCGAGCGCTGA
- a CDS encoding DUF7511 domain-containing protein — translation MHDADLDADEHETADHTVPRALLDADAEGVVAVVTETGDGGEECTLFPADAAEAELPTTWLSADEDSFVALSEMR, via the coding sequence ATGCACGACGCAGACCTCGACGCCGACGAGCACGAAACGGCCGACCACACCGTGCCGCGCGCACTCCTCGACGCGGACGCGGAGGGTGTCGTCGCCGTCGTCACAGAGACGGGAGACGGCGGCGAGGAGTGTACGCTGTTCCCGGCCGACGCGGCCGAGGCGGAGTTGCCGACGACGTGGCTCTCCGCCGACGAGGACTCGTTCGTCGCACTGTCCGAGATGCGCTGA
- a CDS encoding spermidine synthase — translation MASVSTTDFSRAELAVFVSGVASMGLEILAGLIVAPEFGSSIYTWGSIIGVFLTALSAGYYLGGKRARRAASYPKLAAILVQSALYVGVIVLAGDLLLAAGDVLPLGARFAAIVPVTLLFGPPTFLLGFISPYAAELSVEGSTGEASGRVYAVGTIGSIVGTFATTFVLVPNFAVPTIELMFGGLMLLSAVFVSREFVSANALRVGGVAFLIVSATVLASVGVSLTPAALGGEVVYQTNTPYQQLEVRDSGDTRTLYLDGQPHSAMYRDDPDRYVFDYTRYFHLPYLFADDPDQIDRVLFVGGGGFSGPKRFVQEYDATVDVVEIDPEVVRVAREYFDVEASDQLNVHVGDGRQFVQETDHEYDLIVMDAYKKDQVPFHLTTREFFELTESKLSEDGILFANVISAPSGPGSQFLRAEVNTLQTVYPQIYTFPTSPSNFVQNVEVIATKNETRISEATLQARNDRRDVGIDLASEISNYRTDVPTDDVPVLTDDRAPVDDLLDPMLGRRYVIERTNDGNATATPTAQSALFAARVAG, via the coding sequence ATGGCCTCCGTCTCCACCACCGACTTCTCGCGTGCGGAACTCGCGGTCTTCGTCTCCGGTGTCGCCAGCATGGGACTGGAGATTCTCGCCGGTCTCATCGTCGCCCCCGAGTTCGGGAGCAGTATCTACACCTGGGGGTCGATCATCGGCGTCTTCCTCACCGCGCTGTCGGCCGGCTACTACCTCGGCGGGAAACGCGCGCGCCGGGCGGCCTCCTACCCGAAACTGGCCGCCATCCTCGTGCAGTCGGCACTCTACGTCGGCGTGATCGTCCTCGCCGGCGACCTGCTGCTGGCCGCCGGCGACGTGCTCCCACTCGGTGCGCGCTTCGCCGCCATCGTCCCCGTCACGCTCCTGTTCGGCCCGCCGACGTTCCTGCTCGGGTTCATCAGCCCCTACGCCGCAGAGTTGTCGGTGGAGGGTTCCACCGGCGAGGCATCGGGGCGAGTGTACGCAGTCGGGACCATCGGGAGTATCGTCGGCACCTTCGCCACGACGTTCGTCCTCGTGCCGAACTTCGCCGTCCCGACGATCGAACTGATGTTCGGCGGCCTGATGCTCCTCTCGGCGGTGTTCGTCTCGCGGGAGTTCGTCTCCGCGAACGCCCTGCGCGTCGGCGGCGTGGCGTTCCTCATCGTCTCTGCCACCGTCCTCGCCAGCGTCGGCGTCTCGCTCACCCCGGCCGCCCTCGGCGGCGAGGTCGTCTACCAGACGAACACGCCCTACCAGCAACTGGAGGTCCGCGACTCCGGCGACACGCGCACCCTCTACCTCGACGGCCAACCCCACAGCGCGATGTACCGAGACGACCCCGACCGCTACGTCTTCGACTACACGCGGTACTTCCACCTCCCGTATCTCTTCGCCGACGATCCCGACCAGATAGATCGGGTGTTGTTCGTCGGCGGCGGGGGCTTCTCGGGACCGAAGCGGTTCGTCCAGGAGTACGACGCGACCGTCGACGTCGTGGAGATCGACCCCGAGGTCGTCCGCGTGGCCAGAGAGTACTTCGACGTCGAGGCGTCCGACCAGTTGAACGTCCACGTCGGCGACGGCCGGCAGTTCGTACAGGAGACCGACCACGAGTACGATCTGATCGTCATGGACGCCTACAAGAAGGATCAGGTCCCCTTTCACCTGACGACACGGGAGTTCTTCGAACTCACCGAGTCGAAACTGAGCGAGGACGGCATCCTGTTCGCCAACGTCATCTCCGCGCCCTCTGGCCCCGGCTCACAGTTCCTTCGAGCCGAGGTGAACACCCTCCAGACGGTCTACCCGCAGATCTACACCTTCCCGACCTCGCCGTCGAACTTCGTCCAGAACGTCGAGGTGATCGCCACGAAGAACGAGACGCGCATCTCCGAGGCGACCCTGCAGGCCAGAAACGACCGCCGTGACGTCGGCATCGACCTCGCCAGCGAGATCAGCAACTACCGCACCGACGTCCCGACCGACGACGTGCCCGTGTTGACCGACGACCGCGCGCCGGTGGACGACCTGCTGGACCCGATGCTCGGGCGACGGTACGTCATCGAGCGCACGAACGACGGGAACGCGACCGCGACGCCGACCGCACAGTCGGCACTGTTCGCTGCTCGCGTGGCAGGTTGA
- a CDS encoding COG1361 S-layer family protein, translated as MQSSHRRSARQLLAVCLVVSVLLAGVPAPASADRVAGKPNLSVFLPNNELAPGETTTLDVFVRNAGDLSDAGDPNYEALVQTARATTLRVRSGDAPITVRTGRTPVGTLPDGVHGPVPFRVTVDEDAEPGTYRIPVDVAFEYTAEVRNTETGDPVLIQRRQTDTKRLTVEITEQARFRVVESETDAAVGEAGTVSVTLENIGSESARDATVTLAGTDPDLRLGDSASADTFVGDWPAGERRTVTTRVAVAEDAVVRNYSLDALVAYRDTAGDRQTSEPLRVGVRPASAQSFAVESVESTLRVDAEGEVRGVVRNTGDRPAEAVRVTLPTPEPRLVYQTTTYPVGDLAPGESAAFAFGVAVANTTTAGPRSLDLGISYRDALGDRRTTDDDHSAAVEIGPRRDTFTASPVDATFTVDSDGVLTVDLTNTDETAVSRVNARITPTGPVESDDPAAFVGDLAPGETVTLRFQLTVTNDAIPKTTPVPLSVTYRTASGTPRIEETTVPVEVVPQEGTGLPVLPIVVIVVVLAGAGVWWWRRR; from the coding sequence ATGCAGTCCTCGCACCGCCGCTCGGCCCGGCAACTCCTCGCAGTCTGTCTCGTCGTCTCGGTCCTCCTCGCCGGCGTCCCGGCACCCGCGAGTGCCGACCGCGTCGCCGGGAAGCCGAACCTCTCGGTCTTCCTGCCGAACAACGAACTCGCCCCCGGCGAGACCACCACCCTCGACGTGTTCGTCCGGAACGCCGGCGACCTCTCCGACGCGGGCGACCCCAACTACGAGGCGCTGGTGCAGACCGCCCGCGCGACCACGCTCCGGGTCCGCTCCGGCGACGCACCGATCACGGTCAGGACGGGCCGAACCCCGGTCGGTACCCTCCCCGACGGGGTCCACGGGCCGGTGCCGTTCCGGGTGACGGTCGACGAGGACGCCGAACCGGGGACCTACCGCATCCCGGTCGACGTCGCCTTCGAGTACACCGCCGAGGTGCGGAACACCGAGACCGGCGATCCGGTGCTGATCCAGCGCCGACAGACCGACACGAAACGACTGACCGTCGAGATCACCGAACAGGCGCGCTTCCGGGTCGTCGAGAGCGAGACCGACGCGGCGGTCGGCGAGGCCGGCACGGTCAGCGTCACGCTCGAGAACATCGGGAGCGAGTCGGCGCGTGACGCGACCGTCACCCTCGCCGGAACCGACCCGGACCTCCGACTCGGCGACAGCGCCTCGGCGGACACCTTCGTCGGCGACTGGCCGGCGGGCGAGCGCCGGACCGTCACGACCCGCGTCGCGGTCGCCGAGGACGCGGTGGTCCGGAACTACTCGCTGGACGCGCTGGTCGCCTACCGCGACACCGCCGGCGACCGCCAGACGTCCGAGCCACTCCGGGTCGGCGTCCGCCCCGCCAGCGCACAGTCGTTCGCGGTCGAGTCGGTCGAGAGCACGCTCCGGGTGGACGCGGAGGGCGAGGTTCGCGGCGTCGTGCGCAACACCGGCGACCGACCGGCTGAGGCGGTCCGCGTCACCCTCCCGACGCCGGAACCGAGGCTCGTGTACCAGACGACGACCTACCCGGTCGGTGACCTCGCGCCGGGCGAGTCGGCGGCCTTCGCCTTCGGCGTCGCGGTCGCGAACACGACCACGGCCGGCCCGCGGAGCCTCGACCTCGGGATCTCGTACCGGGACGCGCTCGGCGACCGACGCACGACCGACGACGACCACTCGGCCGCGGTCGAGATCGGACCGCGTCGCGACACGTTCACCGCCAGTCCCGTCGACGCGACGTTCACTGTGGACTCCGACGGTGTCCTGACCGTCGACCTGACGAACACCGACGAGACGGCGGTCTCGCGGGTCAACGCCCGTATCACGCCGACCGGCCCGGTCGAGAGCGACGATCCGGCGGCCTTCGTCGGTGATCTCGCACCCGGCGAGACGGTGACGCTTCGGTTCCAGTTGACGGTCACCAACGACGCCATCCCGAAGACGACGCCGGTTCCCCTGTCGGTGACCTACCGGACCGCCAGCGGGACACCCCGAATCGAGGAGACGACCGTCCCCGTGGAGGTGGTTCCACAGGAGGGGACCGGGTTGCCGGTCCTGCCCATCGTGGTGATCGTGGTTGTGCTAGCCGGTGCCGGGGTGTGGTGGTGGCGACGACGATAG
- a CDS encoding hydantoinase B/oxoprolinase family protein translates to MTEDGATGGDEAGPDPAVDPVTLEVLRNACVAVAEEMNATLVRTAYSPNVTERRDCSTALFDADGEMIAQAETMPVHLGAMPFSVAAAVDAFDLAPGDSVLLNDPYRGGAHLPDLTLVTPVFADGELVAYTANRAHHADIGGARAGSVAADSTEIYQEGFRIPPVKLREGGEPNQAVVDLLLANVRTPDERRGDLRAQEAANETGRERFLDLVDRYGVDTLQAALDAIKDYSERRMRAEIADLPDGTYRFADALDDDGRGNRDLPVEVAVEVAGESVRVDFEGTAPQTEGPINAVFAVTASATYYAVRCVTDPDIPPNDGCYRPVDIDAPEGTIVNPTLPAAVVGGNLETSQRVTDVVLGALAGADPEAAVAAGQGTMNNVTVGGTDPRDDSPYAFYETEGGGFGGRAGLDGMDAVHVHMSNTMNTPAEVLETAYPLRVRRYELRPDSGGAGEFRGGLGLRRDIEIRSDRATVSLLAERHESQPYGLVGGGAGASGAAFLLSGSSAGEEDAERLPAKVVRELDAGEVLSVRTPGGGGYGDPSDRDESALLRDLRLGKLTPARAREVYGFEEE, encoded by the coding sequence ATGACAGAAGACGGCGCGACCGGGGGCGACGAGGCCGGCCCCGACCCGGCGGTCGACCCCGTGACGCTCGAAGTCCTGCGGAACGCCTGTGTCGCGGTCGCCGAGGAGATGAACGCGACGCTCGTCAGGACGGCCTACTCGCCGAACGTCACCGAGCGCCGGGACTGCTCGACCGCGCTGTTCGACGCCGACGGCGAGATGATCGCCCAGGCCGAGACGATGCCGGTCCACCTCGGCGCGATGCCCTTCTCGGTCGCGGCGGCGGTCGACGCGTTCGACCTCGCGCCGGGCGACTCGGTCCTCCTGAACGACCCCTACCGGGGCGGCGCGCACCTCCCCGATCTGACGCTCGTGACGCCGGTCTTCGCCGACGGGGAACTGGTCGCGTACACCGCGAACCGGGCCCACCACGCCGACATCGGCGGGGCGCGGGCCGGGTCCGTCGCGGCCGACTCGACCGAGATCTACCAGGAGGGGTTCCGGATCCCGCCCGTCAAACTCCGGGAGGGCGGCGAGCCGAACCAGGCGGTCGTCGATCTCCTGCTGGCGAACGTCCGGACGCCAGACGAACGCCGAGGGGATTTGCGCGCACAGGAGGCAGCCAACGAGACCGGCCGCGAGCGGTTCCTCGACCTGGTGGACCGGTACGGCGTCGACACGCTGCAGGCCGCACTCGACGCGATCAAAGACTACTCCGAGCGCCGGATGCGCGCCGAGATCGCAGACCTGCCGGACGGCACCTACCGCTTCGCGGACGCGCTCGACGACGACGGACGCGGGAACCGGGACCTGCCGGTCGAGGTCGCCGTAGAGGTCGCGGGCGAGTCGGTCCGAGTGGACTTCGAGGGAACCGCGCCACAGACCGAGGGGCCGATCAACGCCGTTTTCGCGGTGACGGCCTCGGCGACCTACTACGCGGTCCGGTGTGTCACCGATCCCGACATCCCGCCGAACGACGGCTGTTACCGGCCGGTCGACATCGACGCCCCCGAGGGAACCATCGTCAACCCGACACTCCCGGCCGCCGTAGTCGGTGGGAACCTGGAGACCAGCCAGCGCGTGACGGACGTGGTGCTCGGCGCACTCGCCGGGGCAGACCCCGAAGCGGCGGTCGCCGCCGGACAGGGGACGATGAACAACGTCACCGTCGGGGGAACCGACCCGCGCGACGACTCGCCGTACGCCTTCTACGAGACCGAGGGCGGCGGGTTCGGCGGGCGGGCCGGACTGGACGGGATGGACGCGGTCCACGTCCACATGTCGAACACGATGAACACGCCCGCCGAAGTGCTGGAGACCGCGTATCCCCTGCGTGTCCGGCGGTACGAACTCCGGCCGGATTCGGGTGGCGCGGGCGAGTTCCGGGGAGGGTTGGGCTTGCGCCGCGACATCGAGATTCGGAGCGACCGTGCGACTGTGAGTCTGCTCGCGGAACGTCACGAGTCACAGCCCTACGGACTGGTCGGTGGGGGGGCGGGGGCGTCCGGTGCCGCCTTCCTGTTGTCGGGTAGTTCGGCGGGCGAGGAGGACGCAGAACGACTCCCGGCGAAGGTCGTCAGAGAACTCGACGCGGGCGAGGTGCTGTCGGTCCGGACGCCCGGCGGTGGGGGGTACGGCGACCCGAGTGACCGGGACGAGTCGGCGCTCCTGCGTGATCTCCGACTCGGGAAACTGACGCCGGCGCGGGCGAGAGAGGTGTACGGGTTCGAGGAGGAGTGA
- a CDS encoding hydantoinase/oxoprolinase family protein, producing the protein MNADEAQSPVDHGPRIGVDVGGTFTDLVVVADGAVHSLKVPSTPDAPEQGVLDAVAAAERESIADPTAISFCSHGTTVATNAVLEGEWAETALLTTEGFRDALEIGRQNRPDIYDFRAEKPDPVVPRDRRFEVPERLDERGNVLRDLDESAVTDLADRVRDTGAESVAVCLLFAFENGTHERRVAEILREAGVETPISLSSVVLPEIREYERTLTTALNAALVPVMDDYLAGLVTGLRDAGITAPLTLMASNGGTLSGDAARERPVNTLLSGPAGGVQGAAFVAGRAGYDDLLTMDMGGTSCDVSLVRDGDPLVTTETEVGDYPIGVPSVDVHTVGAGGGSLAWVDAGGALRVGPKSAGADPGPICYGRGGEQPTTTDAHYLLGRIDPDAFVADLAVERRTVADAVRQEVADDLGLGVREAAQGVLDVANANMERALRVVSVERGHDPRDFALVAFGGAGPLHAATLAESLDIPEVVIPPTAGVLSALGLLVSDLVTDDSTSRVRRWSEVDPASLTETFADFAEQGRARLADESPAEIRTEPSLDLRYVGQSYELSVPVPEAVTDGGNAGTDPVPIGLDSDDLDAIADRFHERHRERYGHASPDEPLELVTIRLRTRGVVEPPDIAPARTEGRPDDAVRTTRAVGFDGTDHETPVYDRDRLPAGGTFAGPAVVEGSESTTVVRPGQQVRVADDGTMVVEVDP; encoded by the coding sequence ATGAACGCGGACGAGGCCCAGTCCCCGGTCGACCACGGACCCCGGATCGGCGTCGACGTGGGCGGCACCTTCACCGATCTCGTCGTCGTCGCCGACGGCGCGGTCCACTCGCTGAAAGTCCCTTCGACGCCCGACGCCCCGGAACAGGGCGTGCTGGACGCCGTCGCCGCCGCCGAACGCGAGTCGATCGCCGACCCGACTGCGATCTCCTTCTGCTCGCACGGAACCACGGTGGCGACGAACGCGGTCTTGGAGGGCGAGTGGGCCGAGACCGCACTGCTCACGACCGAAGGGTTCCGGGACGCACTGGAGATCGGGCGTCAGAACCGCCCGGACATCTACGACTTCCGGGCCGAGAAACCCGACCCGGTCGTCCCGCGGGACCGCCGGTTCGAGGTGCCGGAACGACTGGACGAACGCGGGAACGTTCTGCGTGACCTGGACGAGTCGGCGGTCACCGATCTCGCGGATCGCGTGCGGGACACCGGAGCCGAGAGCGTCGCCGTCTGTCTGCTGTTCGCCTTCGAGAACGGTACCCACGAGCGGCGGGTCGCCGAGATACTGCGCGAGGCGGGCGTCGAGACGCCCATCTCGCTGTCGTCCGTCGTGCTCCCGGAGATCAGGGAGTACGAGCGCACCCTGACGACCGCGCTGAACGCCGCGCTCGTCCCGGTGATGGACGACTACCTCGCCGGTCTCGTGACTGGCCTGCGGGACGCCGGTATCACCGCACCACTGACGCTGATGGCCTCGAACGGCGGGACGCTCTCGGGCGACGCCGCCCGCGAACGACCGGTGAACACCCTGCTGTCCGGACCTGCGGGCGGCGTGCAGGGAGCGGCGTTCGTCGCCGGGAGAGCGGGTTACGACGACCTGCTGACGATGGACATGGGCGGCACCTCCTGTGACGTGTCGCTCGTCCGGGACGGCGACCCGCTGGTGACGACCGAGACCGAGGTCGGCGACTACCCGATCGGGGTCCCCTCGGTCGACGTGCACACCGTCGGTGCCGGCGGCGGGTCGCTGGCGTGGGTCGACGCCGGGGGCGCGCTCCGGGTCGGCCCGAAGTCGGCCGGCGCGGACCCGGGACCGATCTGCTACGGTCGCGGCGGCGAGCAGCCGACGACGACCGACGCCCACTACCTGCTCGGCAGAATCGACCCGGACGCCTTCGTCGCGGACCTCGCGGTCGAACGCCGGACGGTCGCCGACGCCGTCCGCCAGGAGGTCGCAGACGACCTCGGACTGGGCGTCCGTGAGGCGGCACAGGGCGTACTCGACGTGGCGAACGCGAACATGGAACGCGCGTTGCGCGTCGTCTCGGTCGAACGGGGCCACGACCCCCGCGACTTCGCGCTGGTCGCGTTCGGCGGGGCCGGACCGCTCCACGCCGCGACTCTCGCCGAGTCGCTCGACATCCCGGAGGTCGTGATCCCGCCGACCGCCGGGGTCCTCTCGGCACTCGGGCTTCTCGTGAGCGATCTGGTGACTGACGACAGCACCTCCCGGGTCCGACGGTGGAGCGAGGTCGACCCGGCGTCGCTGACCGAGACGTTCGCCGACTTCGCCGAGCAGGGTCGCGCCCGCCTCGCGGACGAGTCGCCCGCCGAGATTCGAACGGAGCCGAGTCTCGATCTGCGGTACGTCGGGCAGTCGTACGAACTGTCGGTGCCAGTGCCGGAGGCGGTCACCGACGGTGGGAACGCAGGGACGGACCCGGTGCCGATCGGGCTCGACTCCGACGACCTCGATGCGATTGCCGACCGGTTCCACGAGCGCCACCGGGAGCGGTATGGCCACGCCAGCCCGGACGAACCGCTGGAGCTGGTGACGATCCGGCTCCGGACGCGCGGGGTGGTCGAGCCACCGGACATCGCGCCGGCCCGCACCGAGGGACGGCCGGACGACGCGGTTCGGACGACTCGCGCCGTCGGCTTCGACGGGACAGACCACGAGACGCCGGTGTACGACCGTGACCGGCTTCCTGCTGGCGGAACCTTCGCGGGTCCGGCGGTCGTGGAAGGGTCGGAGAGCACGACGGTCGTCAGGCCCGGCCAGCAGGTGCGGGTCGCAGACGACGGGACGATGGTCGTGGAGGTCGATCCATGA